One Synechococcus sp. MU1617 DNA window includes the following coding sequences:
- a CDS encoding Mini-ribonuclease 3, which translates to MSDWIKSQSPSDINEQLGPLQLAWIGDAVWELHQRLRHGARPGRSDQLHRAVVADVRADAQSRLLSWLEDRELLSSEELDLVRRGRNSAGRGPRRADAAVYGRATGFETMVGWLFLNNPARLAELFDHLEQAGSNP; encoded by the coding sequence TTGAGCGATTGGATCAAAAGCCAGTCTCCCAGTGACATCAACGAACAGCTGGGACCATTGCAACTGGCTTGGATTGGAGATGCAGTGTGGGAGCTGCATCAACGGCTGCGCCATGGCGCTAGGCCTGGACGCTCTGATCAATTGCATCGGGCCGTTGTGGCCGATGTCCGTGCTGACGCCCAGTCCCGCTTGCTGAGCTGGCTGGAAGACCGTGAACTTCTCAGTTCAGAGGAACTCGATCTGGTGCGTCGCGGCCGCAACAGTGCCGGTCGGGGTCCAAGGCGCGCGGACGCCGCTGTTTATGGAAGGGCCACGGGGTTTGAGACAATGGTTGGCTGGCTGTTTCTGAACAATCCAGCCCGGCTTGCGGAGCTCTTCGACCACTTGGAGCAAGCCGGATCCAACCCATAA
- a CDS encoding STAS domain-containing protein translates to MMPGGLDPISELQRLTVSLRGGFEQKDGCLVFHFTGQLDAYSEKQFMEYVGDVLKANKLPSVLDLSKIDFLDSSGLGALVQLAKQCTDAKRSFLLVGNTRVKQTIKLVRLEQFLHLVEDLPTALNQLAA, encoded by the coding sequence ATGATGCCTGGGGGGCTTGATCCCATCAGCGAACTGCAGCGACTGACCGTCTCTCTACGGGGCGGATTTGAACAGAAAGATGGCTGTCTGGTGTTTCATTTCACCGGTCAGCTGGATGCGTACTCCGAGAAGCAGTTCATGGAGTACGTGGGCGATGTTTTGAAGGCCAACAAGCTTCCTTCTGTCCTCGATCTCAGCAAGATCGATTTCCTCGATTCATCCGGCCTTGGGGCGCTGGTGCAGCTGGCCAAGCAATGCACGGATGCAAAGCGGTCGTTTCTTTTGGTGGGCAACACCAGGGTGAAGCAGACGATCAAGTTGGTGCGTCTTGAGCAGTTCCTTCATTTGGTGGAGGATCTGCCCACAGCCCTGAACCAGTTGGCCGCTTGA
- the carA gene encoding glutamine-hydrolyzing carbamoyl-phosphate synthase small subunit translates to MTCGGPSMPDSPSDKAYLVLADGTVLTGVGFGHRGTTIGEVVFNTGMTGYQEVLTDPSYAGQLVSFTYPELGNTGVNADDQEADRPHARGVIARQLAPLPSNWRCEQPLESWMKTHQLVGISGLDTRALVRHLREVGAMNGVISSDGQRPAQLLELLKQAPSMQGLNLADRVTTREPYQWNQACRVGFDQRLQRRSDAPFRVVAIDFGIKRAILDRLVAHGCDVTVLPADTDLATVRSHRPDGVFLSNGPGDPAAVTHGIALAKMLLEDSDLPLFGICLGHQILGLALGGETFKLSYGHRGLNHPCGTTGQVEITSQNHGFALSADSLDSEVIDVTHFNLNDRTVAAIAHRQKPVFGVQYHPEASPGPHDADHHFARFVTLMADRR, encoded by the coding sequence ATGACCTGCGGCGGCCCTTCGATGCCCGATTCCCCATCAGACAAGGCTTATCTCGTCCTTGCCGATGGCACGGTTCTCACCGGTGTCGGCTTCGGCCATCGCGGCACCACCATCGGTGAGGTGGTGTTCAACACCGGCATGACCGGTTACCAGGAGGTGCTGACAGACCCCTCCTACGCCGGACAGTTGGTGAGCTTCACCTATCCCGAACTCGGCAACACAGGGGTGAATGCTGACGATCAAGAAGCTGATCGCCCCCACGCCCGTGGCGTGATTGCCCGCCAGCTGGCCCCATTGCCCAGCAACTGGCGCTGTGAGCAGCCGCTTGAGAGCTGGATGAAGACCCATCAGCTGGTGGGCATCAGCGGTTTGGATACCCGTGCCTTGGTGCGTCATCTGCGTGAGGTGGGGGCCATGAATGGAGTGATCAGCAGTGACGGCCAGCGCCCGGCGCAGTTGCTAGAGCTCCTCAAACAGGCCCCGTCGATGCAAGGGCTGAACCTCGCGGACCGCGTCACCACCCGTGAGCCCTACCAGTGGAATCAGGCCTGCAGAGTTGGCTTCGATCAGCGTTTGCAGCGCCGCAGCGACGCGCCCTTCCGCGTTGTCGCCATCGATTTCGGCATCAAGCGCGCCATTCTCGATCGACTGGTCGCCCATGGCTGTGATGTCACGGTTCTTCCGGCAGACACGGATCTGGCCACGGTTCGCTCCCATCGCCCGGATGGTGTCTTTCTGTCCAACGGCCCTGGTGACCCGGCAGCGGTGACCCATGGGATTGCCCTGGCCAAGATGTTGCTGGAGGATTCCGATCTACCCCTTTTTGGCATTTGTCTGGGCCATCAGATCCTCGGTCTGGCCCTGGGCGGAGAGACGTTCAAGCTGTCCTATGGCCACCGCGGCTTGAACCATCCCTGCGGCACCACAGGCCAGGTTGAAATCACCAGTCAGAACCACGGCTTTGCCCTCTCCGCCGATTCCCTGGATTCAGAGGTGATTGACGTCACCCACTTCAATCTGAACGACCGCACCGTGGCAGCGATTGCCCATCGTCAAAAGCCTGTATTCGGGGTGCAGTACCACCCGGAGGCGAGTCCGGGCCCCCATGACGCCGACCATCATTTCGCCCGCTTTGTGACGCTGATGGCCGATCGCCGTTGA
- the trpD gene encoding anthranilate phosphoribosyltransferase → MSSDPRSWSGYLDHLLQGNNLSSDQATKLMRAWLAEELEPVQTGAFLAGLRAKGMVADELAAMAAVLREACPLPCDRPDLAMVDTCGTGGDGADTFNISTAVAFTAAACGVNVAKHGNRSASGKVGSADVLEGLGLNLKAPLNKVVEALPGTGVTFLFAPAWHPALVNLAPLRRTLGVRTVFNLLGPLVNPLQPQAQVLGVARPELLDSMAGALQQLGLSRAVVVHGAGGLDEASLAGPNALRFIESGGITSKEVSPEDLGLTRAGLELLRGGDCAVNQQILQNVLQGQGSLAQTEVVAFNTALVLWAAGLQSDLSDAVAQALTVLNEGKAWDKLVALRDALSDGDGE, encoded by the coding sequence ATGTCCTCAGACCCGCGTTCCTGGTCCGGTTACTTGGACCATCTGCTGCAGGGCAACAACCTCAGCTCTGATCAGGCCACCAAACTGATGCGTGCCTGGCTAGCTGAAGAGCTCGAGCCTGTGCAGACGGGGGCATTTCTGGCTGGACTGAGGGCCAAAGGGATGGTGGCCGATGAGCTGGCTGCCATGGCGGCTGTCCTGCGCGAGGCCTGCCCCCTTCCCTGCGACCGGCCCGATCTGGCCATGGTCGACACCTGCGGCACCGGTGGTGACGGTGCAGACACCTTCAACATCTCCACGGCGGTCGCCTTCACCGCCGCGGCTTGCGGAGTCAATGTGGCCAAGCACGGCAATCGCAGCGCCAGCGGCAAAGTGGGCTCAGCCGATGTGCTCGAGGGGCTCGGTCTCAACCTCAAGGCACCCTTGAACAAGGTGGTGGAGGCTTTGCCGGGAACCGGTGTCACCTTCCTGTTCGCTCCCGCCTGGCATCCAGCACTTGTGAATCTGGCGCCGCTGCGACGCACCTTGGGGGTTCGCACGGTGTTCAACCTGCTGGGCCCCCTGGTCAATCCGCTTCAGCCTCAGGCGCAGGTTCTTGGCGTGGCGCGTCCAGAGCTCCTCGACTCCATGGCGGGAGCTTTGCAGCAATTGGGTTTGAGCCGTGCTGTCGTCGTTCACGGCGCTGGAGGCCTCGATGAGGCTTCGTTGGCGGGTCCCAATGCCTTGCGTTTCATCGAATCCGGGGGCATCACTTCAAAGGAGGTTTCCCCTGAAGACCTGGGCCTGACCCGTGCCGGTCTCGAGCTGCTGCGCGGTGGCGACTGCGCGGTGAACCAGCAGATCCTTCAGAACGTTCTGCAGGGGCAGGGATCGCTGGCCCAGACGGAAGTCGTGGCTTTCAACACAGCACTGGTGCTCTGGGCTGCCGGGCTGCAAAGCGATCTGTCGGATGCTGTTGCTCAGGCTCTGACTGTTCTCAATGAGGGCAAAGCCTGGGACAAGCTTGTTGCTCTGCGGGATGCCTTGTCCGACGGGGATGGAGAATGA
- a CDS encoding ABC transporter ATP-binding protein, protein MAALRLDLIGRYLRPHRRTVLLGAIALVLVNVLRVTIPWEVRSVVDELQEGFSYAGVLRQAGWVVLLASTMGVIRLTSRQLIFGVGRQVEVDLRQRLFEQMLRQEPDWIQSKGSGEVISRATSDVENIRRLLGFAILSLTNTLLAYALTLPAMLAIDPWLTLAAVGLYPVMLSTVRLFGGRMMRQKRTQQEELSALSNLIQEDLSGIGAIKIYGQEGAEQEAFATRNRRYRDSAIRLARTQSTLFPLLQGISSLSVLLLLAIGSGQLEAGRLSIGGLVALILYVEQLVFPTALLGFTLNTFQTGQVSLERVEELLKREPEIKDPDPSDVKPHPTSERQGRFEARGLTVQYQGAEQNTLNGLQFCIEPGELVAVVGAVGCGKTTLARAFGRMVPLNPGQLFLDGVDVTQMPLKALRRDVAIVPQEGFLFTSTLADNLRYGDPEASDQRVELAAEQARLADDVKGFPDGFGTIVGERGITLSGGQRQRTALGRALLMSAPVLILDDALASVDNNTAAAILDSIRAQDDRTIVMISHQLSAAAACDRILVMENGRIVQQGHHNALIQQPGVYKRLWERQQASQQLDALAS, encoded by the coding sequence ATGGCCGCCCTTCGTCTCGACCTGATCGGCCGCTATCTGCGTCCCCACCGCCGCACGGTGCTGCTGGGCGCCATTGCCTTGGTGTTGGTGAACGTTTTGCGGGTCACGATCCCGTGGGAAGTGCGCAGCGTTGTGGACGAGCTGCAGGAGGGATTCAGTTACGCCGGAGTCCTGCGCCAGGCGGGATGGGTTGTGCTGCTCGCGAGCACCATGGGCGTGATCCGGCTGACCTCGCGCCAACTCATCTTTGGGGTGGGTCGGCAGGTGGAAGTGGATCTGCGTCAGCGCCTGTTCGAGCAGATGCTCCGCCAGGAACCCGATTGGATTCAGAGCAAGGGCAGCGGTGAAGTAATCAGTCGCGCCACCAGCGATGTGGAAAACATCAGGCGCCTGCTCGGATTCGCGATTCTCAGCCTGACCAACACCCTGCTGGCCTATGCACTGACGCTGCCCGCGATGTTGGCCATCGATCCGTGGCTGACCCTGGCCGCCGTCGGGCTCTACCCCGTGATGCTCAGCACAGTGCGCCTGTTCGGTGGGCGCATGATGCGTCAAAAGCGCACGCAGCAGGAAGAACTCTCCGCCCTAAGCAACTTGATTCAGGAGGATCTCTCGGGGATCGGGGCCATCAAGATCTACGGCCAAGAGGGTGCGGAACAGGAGGCCTTCGCCACACGCAACCGCCGCTATCGCGACAGCGCCATTCGGCTGGCGAGAACACAAAGCACCCTGTTCCCGCTGCTTCAGGGCATCTCCTCCCTCTCTGTTCTTTTGCTGTTGGCCATCGGCAGCGGGCAACTCGAAGCCGGTCGTCTGAGCATTGGAGGACTGGTGGCCCTGATTCTTTATGTGGAGCAGCTCGTCTTTCCCACGGCATTGCTGGGATTCACGCTCAACACCTTCCAGACAGGCCAGGTGAGCCTCGAGCGGGTGGAGGAATTACTCAAACGGGAACCAGAGATCAAAGACCCTGATCCCTCTGATGTGAAGCCCCATCCAACGAGCGAACGCCAGGGGCGTTTTGAAGCCCGCGGCCTGACTGTCCAATACCAAGGTGCTGAGCAGAACACCCTGAATGGCCTGCAGTTCTGCATCGAGCCAGGAGAGTTGGTGGCTGTTGTGGGGGCCGTGGGCTGCGGCAAGACCACCCTGGCTCGAGCGTTCGGTCGCATGGTTCCACTGAACCCCGGACAACTGTTCCTGGATGGCGTGGATGTCACCCAGATGCCCCTGAAGGCCTTGCGCCGTGACGTGGCGATCGTTCCCCAGGAGGGCTTTCTGTTCACCAGCACCCTGGCGGACAACCTCCGCTATGGCGACCCTGAAGCCAGTGATCAGCGGGTTGAGTTGGCGGCAGAGCAAGCCCGCCTGGCTGATGACGTGAAGGGCTTTCCCGATGGCTTCGGAACCATCGTTGGGGAACGCGGAATCACGTTGAGTGGTGGTCAACGTCAACGCACAGCCCTCGGCCGGGCTCTGCTGATGTCGGCTCCGGTGTTGATCCTCGACGACGCCTTGGCCAGCGTCGATAACAACACGGCAGCGGCGATTTTGGATTCGATCCGAGCTCAGGATGATCGGACCATCGTGATGATCAGCCATCAACTTTCAGCTGCAGCAGCCTGTGATCGCATCCTGGTGATGGAGAACGGACGCATCGTTCAACAGGGACACCACAACGCTTTGATCCAACAGCCGGGTGTGTACAAACGTCTTTGGGAGCGTCAGCAGGCATCGCAACAACTGGATGCGTTGGCTTCCTGA
- the msrA gene encoding peptide-methionine (S)-S-oxide reductase MsrA, protein MLPSWLSPRGDAEPSAPATHAVLGTPLMAPLMADQEEAIFACGCFWGAEKGFWRLPGVVSTAVGYAGGQIEQPTYNQVCSGRTGHTEVVRVVWSRPALDFSDLLKLFWECHDPTQGNRQGNDTGSQYRSAIYTFNPEHLQLALASRDAYQAALSAKGYGAITTEILADQTFYFAEDYHQQYLAKPGSRPYCSAMPTQTLLGEFEGSNYKLPKQVWDKYDWSISHCVLRSDNSPISLS, encoded by the coding sequence ATGCTTCCTTCCTGGCTGTCTCCCCGCGGCGACGCCGAACCATCTGCACCGGCAACGCACGCTGTGTTGGGAACACCGCTGATGGCCCCGCTGATGGCCGACCAGGAAGAAGCAATCTTTGCCTGTGGATGCTTCTGGGGCGCTGAGAAAGGGTTTTGGCGACTACCAGGGGTGGTAAGCACTGCCGTGGGCTACGCGGGCGGCCAAATCGAGCAACCGACCTACAACCAGGTCTGCTCCGGCAGAACCGGGCACACGGAAGTGGTGCGCGTGGTGTGGAGCCGCCCCGCTCTGGACTTCAGCGACCTGCTGAAACTGTTCTGGGAGTGCCACGACCCCACCCAGGGCAACCGGCAGGGCAATGACACCGGCAGCCAATACCGATCAGCCATCTACACGTTCAATCCGGAGCATCTGCAACTGGCCCTGGCCAGCCGGGACGCCTATCAAGCTGCCCTCTCAGCCAAGGGCTATGGCGCCATCACAACCGAAATCCTTGCGGATCAAACCTTCTATTTCGCCGAGGACTATCACCAGCAGTACCTCGCCAAACCGGGCAGCCGCCCCTACTGCTCTGCGATGCCAACACAGACGCTGCTTGGGGAATTCGAAGGATCGAACTACAAGCTCCCCAAGCAGGTCTGGGATAAGTACGACTGGTCTATCAGCCACTGCGTGCTTCGATCCGACAACAGCCCAATCTCTCTAAGCTGA
- a CDS encoding Crp/Fnr family transcriptional regulator, with protein MLATPSADLSSTALGFKAFLESSYDNRNVVHVTSGSFVPLLKNSVWFVVRGMVKLGALSVHGDELVLGLVGPNEPFGAAFTNVEAYEAVALTDCDLLCCNLAELEQSPQLALGLAKAMAARYRQAESLLALLGLRRVEERVRGFLELLAKDFGEPCDAGLRLNLRLTHQEIASALSTTRVTVTRVLGQLRDEGWLQIDASRHLVVTGTGRR; from the coding sequence ATGCTTGCCACTCCGTCCGCTGACCTGAGTTCAACAGCTCTGGGTTTTAAGGCGTTTCTTGAAAGCAGCTACGACAATCGAAATGTTGTTCATGTCACCTCGGGAAGTTTTGTTCCTCTTCTGAAGAACAGCGTTTGGTTTGTGGTTCGCGGCATGGTGAAGCTGGGGGCGCTGTCGGTGCATGGCGATGAACTGGTGCTTGGCCTTGTGGGGCCCAATGAACCCTTTGGTGCGGCATTCACCAACGTGGAGGCCTACGAGGCTGTAGCGCTCACCGATTGCGATCTGCTCTGCTGCAATTTGGCGGAGCTTGAGCAGTCTCCTCAGTTGGCGCTCGGCTTGGCCAAGGCCATGGCAGCACGCTACCGCCAGGCGGAGTCGCTCCTGGCTTTGCTGGGGCTGCGGCGCGTTGAAGAACGGGTCAGGGGTTTCCTGGAGCTGCTCGCCAAGGACTTTGGCGAACCCTGTGATGCTGGTCTTCGCCTCAACCTTCGCTTGACCCATCAGGAGATCGCCAGCGCCCTAAGCACCACAAGGGTGACCGTGACCCGCGTGTTGGGTCAGCTGCGGGATGAAGGCTGGCTTCAAATTGATGCCTCCAGGCATCTTGTGGTCACCGGCACCGGCCGCCGCTGA
- the pstS gene encoding phosphate ABC transporter substrate-binding protein PstS, translating to MSASAAERLNGAGASFPAKIYQRWFADLAKAGGPQVNYQAVGSGSGRKAFIDQTVNFGASDDPMKKKDMAKVGRGVVQIPMVGGTIAFGYNKPGCNLKLTQEQAVKVAMGMIKNWKELGCKPGTLTWVHRSDGSGTTKAFTNSMEAFSKTWTLGTGKSVKWPAGVGAKGNSGVAGLIQNREGAIGYVNQSYIKGKVVAAALQNKSGEFLKPSVAAGAKALNGISLDKDLAGKNPNPTAKGAYPIATLTWVLAYKTGNGDNAKVVQDAFNYMLSDAAQNKAPSLGFVPLKGDILAKSKAAVNKIGK from the coding sequence ATGTCGGCTTCTGCCGCTGAACGGCTCAACGGCGCAGGGGCGTCTTTCCCAGCCAAGATCTATCAGCGTTGGTTCGCTGACCTGGCCAAGGCTGGCGGACCTCAGGTGAACTATCAGGCCGTGGGTTCCGGTTCCGGCCGTAAAGCCTTCATTGACCAGACCGTGAACTTCGGTGCATCGGATGATCCGATGAAGAAGAAGGACATGGCCAAGGTTGGCCGCGGCGTGGTTCAGATCCCCATGGTGGGTGGCACCATCGCCTTCGGTTACAACAAGCCCGGCTGCAACCTGAAGCTCACCCAGGAGCAGGCCGTGAAGGTTGCCATGGGCATGATCAAGAACTGGAAGGAGCTCGGCTGTAAGCCTGGCACCCTCACCTGGGTGCACCGCTCTGATGGCTCGGGTACCACCAAGGCCTTCACCAACTCCATGGAGGCTTTCTCCAAGACCTGGACCCTCGGCACCGGCAAGTCCGTCAAGTGGCCTGCTGGCGTTGGTGCGAAAGGCAACTCTGGTGTGGCTGGCCTGATCCAGAACCGCGAAGGCGCAATTGGTTACGTGAACCAGTCGTACATCAAAGGCAAGGTGGTGGCCGCCGCTCTCCAGAACAAGTCCGGTGAGTTCCTCAAGCCCTCCGTGGCTGCAGGTGCCAAGGCCCTCAACGGCATCAGCCTGGACAAGGATCTGGCTGGCAAGAACCCCAACCCCACCGCCAAGGGTGCCTACCCCATCGCAACCCTCACCTGGGTTCTGGCCTACAAAACAGGCAACGGTGACAACGCCAAGGTGGTGCAGGACGCCTTCAACTACATGTTGAGCGACGCTGCTCAGAACAAAGCTCCTTCCCTGGGCTTCGTTCCCCTCAAGGGCGACATCCTGGCCAAGTCCAAGGCTGCTGTGAACAAGATCGGCAAGTGA
- the pstS gene encoding phosphate ABC transporter substrate-binding protein PstS, whose product MVHRSLVVSSLSVLAVGLAACGGSPSVSSLNAAGASFPAKVYQSWFADLAGSGGIKVNYQAVGSGSGRKAFIDGTVDFAASDDPIKEADRKQVSRGLVQIPMVGGTIAFGYNKPGCELQLTQQQAVGVATGRISDWKELGCDAGTITWVHRSDGSGTTKAFTNSLQTFSPDWTLGSGKSVKWPVGVGAKGNSGVAGVIDNRVGAIGYVNQSYIKGNVQAAAVQNKSGEFLKPSVEAGAKALNGIELDQDLAGSNPNPSAAGAYPIATLTWVLAYAEGNGTKAEAVRDVFNYMLEDSTQEGAAALGFVPLRGSILEKSRSAVAGIQP is encoded by the coding sequence TTGGTACATCGTTCCCTGGTTGTTTCAAGCCTGAGCGTCCTCGCTGTTGGCCTTGCTGCCTGTGGTGGAAGTCCCAGTGTGTCCAGCCTCAATGCGGCGGGAGCCTCCTTCCCCGCCAAGGTGTACCAGAGCTGGTTCGCCGATCTGGCCGGCTCCGGCGGAATCAAGGTGAACTACCAGGCAGTGGGTTCCGGTTCCGGCCGCAAAGCCTTCATTGATGGCACTGTGGATTTCGCCGCTTCGGACGACCCGATCAAGGAGGCTGACCGCAAGCAGGTGAGCCGAGGGTTGGTCCAGATCCCCATGGTGGGGGGAACCATTGCCTTCGGATACAACAAGCCTGGGTGCGAGCTTCAGCTCACCCAGCAGCAGGCTGTGGGGGTGGCCACTGGCCGCATCAGTGATTGGAAAGAGCTTGGTTGTGACGCGGGCACGATCACCTGGGTGCATCGCTCGGATGGATCCGGCACCACCAAGGCCTTCACCAATTCGCTGCAGACCTTTTCACCGGATTGGACCCTCGGCAGCGGAAAATCGGTCAAATGGCCGGTGGGTGTTGGTGCCAAGGGCAATTCCGGGGTGGCCGGGGTGATCGATAACCGGGTTGGCGCAATCGGCTACGTGAATCAGTCGTACATCAAAGGGAATGTGCAGGCTGCTGCGGTGCAGAACAAATCCGGTGAATTCCTCAAACCCTCCGTGGAAGCTGGTGCCAAAGCTCTGAACGGCATTGAGCTTGATCAGGATCTGGCTGGCAGCAACCCCAACCCGTCGGCCGCTGGTGCCTACCCCATCGCAACGCTCACCTGGGTGTTGGCCTATGCCGAGGGCAATGGCACCAAAGCTGAAGCCGTTCGAGATGTCTTCAACTACATGCTGGAGGATTCCACCCAGGAGGGTGCTGCGGCCCTGGGCTTTGTGCCTCTCCGGGGCAGCATCCTCGAAAAATCCCGCAGTGCCGTGGCAGGCATTCAGCCCTGA
- a CDS encoding 3'-5' exonuclease: MPEQLDLLAGFSRPQAEIQTAPTSLPSPPAVEPEAKADQPEDVPEATPTTLLIIDTETSGLDPQQDQCLEVGCILFDVPSRSVLAQQSFLLPVDSNAAEAINRIPAAVTRRPQPWKEALVWFEHLLDAADLLVAHNAAFDRQWFGLGVVPATTTPWLCTMDDIRWPAERQLRSRPSVRDLALAYSVPVWAAHRALSDCIYIAEVFARCDDLEQLLERGLEPRQLMRARVSFEERHLAKAAGFRWNDPIKGAWTRRLSDREVAELDFPVAPVELEADRLSA, encoded by the coding sequence ATGCCTGAACAGCTCGATTTACTTGCTGGGTTTTCAAGACCTCAGGCGGAGATCCAAACAGCCCCAACGTCATTGCCTTCTCCGCCAGCCGTTGAACCTGAGGCCAAGGCTGATCAGCCAGAGGACGTGCCAGAGGCCACCCCGACCACTCTGCTGATCATCGACACCGAAACCTCGGGTTTGGATCCGCAGCAGGACCAGTGCCTTGAGGTGGGCTGCATTTTGTTTGATGTGCCGAGTCGTTCGGTGCTGGCCCAGCAATCGTTTCTCCTGCCGGTGGACTCCAACGCGGCAGAGGCGATCAACCGGATCCCCGCCGCTGTCACCCGCCGACCCCAGCCCTGGAAGGAGGCGTTGGTGTGGTTCGAACATCTGCTGGATGCTGCCGATCTGCTGGTGGCCCATAACGCGGCCTTTGATCGCCAGTGGTTCGGTCTTGGTGTTGTGCCGGCTACCACAACACCCTGGCTTTGCACCATGGACGACATCCGCTGGCCGGCGGAGCGTCAACTGCGTTCGCGGCCGTCGGTGCGGGACCTGGCCTTGGCCTACAGCGTCCCAGTCTGGGCGGCCCACCGCGCCCTCAGCGATTGCATTTACATCGCTGAGGTGTTCGCACGTTGTGACGACCTTGAGCAGCTGTTGGAGCGGGGCCTGGAACCGCGCCAGTTGATGCGTGCCCGGGTGTCATTCGAAGAACGCCATCTGGCCAAAGCAGCGGGTTTTCGTTGGAACGATCCGATCAAGGGGGCTTGGACCCGTCGTTTGAGCGATCGCGAGGTGGCGGAACTTGATTTTCCTGTCGCCCCCGTTGAGCTTGAGGCCGATCGCCTCAGCGCCTGA
- a CDS encoding peroxiredoxin: protein MALGIGDRLPSFSLEDQNGDLRTPASVQGRWLVLFFYPKDDTPGCTAEACSFRDNAESFAALDAEVWGISGDDAVSHRRFATRHNLSFPLLCDRNNALRREMGVPKALGLLPGRVTYIVDGEGVIRHTFSNLLDGPAHVREAQQVLNQLRG from the coding sequence ATGGCCCTCGGGATCGGCGACCGGCTCCCCTCCTTCAGCCTGGAGGATCAAAACGGTGACCTTCGCACTCCCGCCTCGGTGCAGGGCCGCTGGCTCGTGCTGTTCTTCTATCCCAAGGACGACACGCCCGGGTGCACGGCTGAAGCCTGCAGCTTCCGCGACAACGCTGAGAGCTTTGCGGCTCTCGATGCAGAGGTTTGGGGCATCAGCGGTGATGACGCCGTAAGCCACCGCCGTTTCGCCACCCGCCACAACCTCTCGTTTCCTCTGCTGTGCGACCGCAATAACGCCCTGCGCCGCGAGATGGGTGTACCCAAAGCCCTTGGTCTGCTGCCCGGTCGCGTCACCTACATCGTTGACGGGGAGGGAGTGATCCGTCACACCTTCAGCAACCTCTTGGATGGTCCGGCCCACGTGCGTGAAGCACAGCAGGTGCTGAATCAGCTGCGCGGTTGA
- a CDS encoding DUF1350 family protein: MANWRQLGAIWQLRPAEPTGLIEFIGGSYLAATPQISYRRLLEDLAADGLAVHAWAYVPGFDHQRQARDAWSAFRSARRQLEERCGALSAPLRLGHSLGCKLHLLAPDGGRSSRALVALSFNNFNADRSIPLLGELAPRLGVETEFSPSPAETLRLISRHYQQERNLVVRFGRDELDQSGDLIQALRERASDASSTLELPGDHLTPASAGLRRSFLGDWADDPKRVAVIRQLSRTIGEAIRP, from the coding sequence ATGGCCAACTGGCGTCAGCTGGGTGCGATCTGGCAGCTGCGGCCGGCCGAACCCACGGGATTGATCGAATTCATCGGCGGCAGCTATCTGGCGGCAACACCCCAGATCAGCTATCGCAGGCTGCTGGAAGACCTAGCGGCGGACGGGTTGGCCGTGCATGCCTGGGCCTATGTGCCTGGGTTCGATCATCAACGCCAGGCCCGTGATGCCTGGAGTGCCTTCCGCTCAGCGCGTCGCCAACTTGAGGAGCGCTGCGGGGCCCTTTCAGCTCCTCTGCGGCTTGGCCACAGCCTGGGATGCAAGCTTCACCTGCTGGCCCCCGATGGGGGTCGCAGCAGCAGGGCCCTGGTGGCCCTGAGCTTCAACAACTTCAACGCCGACCGTTCGATTCCCCTGCTAGGCGAACTGGCACCCCGGCTCGGGGTGGAAACCGAGTTCAGCCCCAGTCCAGCCGAAACACTTCGCTTGATCAGCCGCCACTACCAACAGGAGCGAAATCTGGTGGTGCGATTCGGGCGCGATGAGCTGGATCAAAGCGGTGATCTGATCCAGGCCCTGCGAGAACGTGCCTCCGACGCCAGCTCAACTCTGGAACTGCCCGGCGATCACCTCACGCCGGCAAGTGCAGGGCTGCGGCGCAGCTTTCTCGGAGACTGGGCGGATGACCCCAAGCGGGTGGCGGTCATCCGTCAGCTGAGCCGAACCATCGGCGAGGCGATCAGGCCCTGA